A section of the Oryzias latipes chromosome 8, ASM223467v1 genome encodes:
- the LOC110015431 gene encoding serine protease 33-like: MAFRLILTAAVLTLLTQDCVSQLAVCGLANLNTSIVGGQDAPAGFWPWQVSLQSPSHFCGGSLINNQWVLTAAHCFPR, translated from the exons ATGGCTTTCAGGTTGATCCTCACAGCAGCTGTGCTGACTCTGCTGACACAAG acTGTGTCTCACAGTTAGCGG TTTGTGGTCTGGCAAATCTAAACACCAGTATTGTTGGAGGACAAGATGCTCCTGCAGGGTTCTGGCCTTGGCAGGTCAGTCTGCAGTCACCTTCACACTtctgtggaggatccctcatcAACAACCAGTGGGTGCTGACGGCCGCTCACTGCTTTCCAAGGTGA